The Flexistipes sp. DNA segment TAGCGAACAAGTTGATAAGGCAGGCATTTGGTGTATTGAAAAGTGGCAAACCGTATGATCCGGATCATGCAAATAATTTAACTTTGGTTGCAAAAAATGCTTGACTTTTAACACGGAACATTTCGACCGAAACCGAGCGCATAATAATTTATGTGCTCGGTGGAGCGGAGAAATCTTATAGTGTTATTTGACAAGAGACCTCTCCGCTTCGGTCGAGGTGACAGTTTTTTGCATAGCATCCGCCATGTGCGGATAAATAGAATGTTACACATATCTCGCTCGTCGTCGGACGGGTTTACCAGTCTAAACGACTGATACCATCCGCAGGGATTCTTTAGACCGAGCACTTAAAGCGTTAAGTGCTCGGGAAGAAATCTCTACCATATGAAACGATATAGTAAACAAATATTCAAGTGTGCTTAGTCTTTGTATTTAATTGTCGAATAACACAACGCTTAACTTTGAACAATTTTGGTGTTGATTTAGTTTAAATAATTTATATCTTTTCTAAAAAAACGAAGAGGAGAGGGTATGGTTAATAAGATTTTGAAATTGAAAAAGGAGATAACTGAGCTCAGTGACAGGGAAGAATATCTGTACGATGATGAATACGAACGTTTAAAGTGTCTGAAAGAGGAATATGATGCTGAATTCCCGAAACTTTCAGATTATGATAAAAAAGTTATAGAAGAGGAATTCAGCAGGTGGTATGAAAAATATATTTATTTTGAAGCTGTGGGTAATATAAGGCTGCCGGAGGGTTAATAATAGACCTTTTTTAAATACAGCCCTTTTGCAGGAGCAGTGGGGCCTGCTGCAGAACGGTCTTTTGCAATAAACATGTTTTTTATGATTTCCGGATTCAGTTTTTTTCTGTACACGTGTAATGCTGTGCCCACGATATTGCGTACCATATTGTGAAGAAAACCGTCGGCATTTATTTCTATTTTTAGAAAATCCCCTATTTGCCGTACATTTGTGCTGTTAATTGTCCGTACCGGGTTATCAACCATGCTTCTTTTTTTGCAGAAGGAGCTGAAATCGTGGGTTCCTTCAAATAGTTCCAGGATTTTTATCAGTTCATCGGGGTCGATATAATCACTGATATGCCAGCAGTGATTTCTGTAAAAGGCCGAAGGTTTTGCTGTGTTTAGTATGATATATTCATAAGTTTTGCTTATTGCGGATTTTGTGGCATGGAAATCCGCCGAAGCATACTCTGTATTTTTTATTACAATGTCATCACTGATTAAACTGTTCAATCCTGCAGTTATGGAAGCTTCCGGTATAAATGCCATGGCATGATAATTAAAGACCTGATTCAGGGCATGTACTCCGGAGTCGGTTCTGCCGGAACCCGTTATTTTAATATGGGTTTTGTACATTTTTGAAATGGCTTTTTCGATTTCTCTCTGAACGGTTCTGGCATTTTTCTGAGTTTGCCAGCCTGCAAAACAAGTGCCGTCGTATTCCACAGTACATTTGATATTATACATAGTAAAGCCCTATGAGGAAAATCAGATATATTACTGTTAAAATTATTTCAGGGATTTTTATTCTGTCAAACTTGTAAACCTTATCCCAGTTGTCTCTGAATTTTAATGTTATGGCTATCTGCTCGGAAAAATGAATAACTCTGAAAAAAAGCGGCACAATGAAAGCCTCTATTTGGAAAATACGTTTCAAACCTTTATGAGTTTCTTCGTTTCTCAGTATTTGAGCAGTTCTTATCTTGTCAGCTTCTTCGAACAAAAGGGGGATAAACCGCAGGGCAATGATTCCGGATGCCGTTATATCCTGAGTGTTAATCTTAAAAATTTTCAGAGGCTTTATCAGCAGATTTAATATTTTAATAATGTCCAGAGGCCTTGTTGTGGCTGTAAAAACAGCCGAAAAAAGTATCATAAGTGAAAACTTTAAAGTAACGGCAGCTGCAGCTGTATAATTAAGATCGCCCGGATTAAAACCGGTGTTGTCAAAAAATAGCTGTATAATAAAAGTAAAAATGAGCAAAAAACGAAAAGGCTTGAAGATTGAGTATATTTCTCTTGCTGAAATTTTTGAGGCGGCAAGAAATATTAAGAAAACGGCTATTAAAACAGATATTTTTGAAAGCGATATACTGAGCCCTGTCAAAATAATAGAGGATATTATTATAAAAAATTTTGCCAAAGGGTGCATATTGTGGAAAATTGAATTTTTATATCTGTATTTACCGAAATAGTTTTTTTTTAACATTTTGTTTTTTAATCCAAAGAGTCGTTATTAATAGTGTAAATGCGAAACTTGTGTTATAATACATTCTGTTGCATCAGGAGCCCCACAGAACCTGTAATCATGGTATCTCCCGCCGGTGATGCAAAAGTTACGTCGTCTTTCTTATCAAAAAAGCGGTGTCTGTTTGGACCTGTGATAATAAGGGGCACATTTTCAGGAAAGCTTTTTCCTGAAAATCGGTGAGCACCATGACCGCCGTCATTAAAAATCTCTTCGTTTGTAAGTTCACCCCGGAGCATTTTATTAACAAAATAGCGGATCTTTTTTTTGTCAAGCATGCCTGTGTGATGTTCGAAAAAGCTGCTGATTTTGTATTCTTCATGAATAAGAGCTGCGAATGTATGGCCGTTACCCGCATCTATTGTTACCGCCGGTCTTGTTTCGTTTTTGTAAAGTGCTCCGAGAGCTGCCGCTATTCCCGTGTCCGTTATGGCGAAATCGGTATTGTAATGATTGGTGATTGTTTCTCTGATACTTCTGAATCTGCTGAAATTCTGAGGAATTGATGTGTTTTTATCAAAATACGCCTTGGACAAATCACCATCCAAAAATTCTTTGAGAAAATCAATCCGGGTAATTCTGTCAGACTGCCCCTTTATATATCCATGATCCTGTACTGCAACGAGGACTTTGTTGAACTTCCCGTAGAAAGCCTTTTTCTGCAGTATTTCAAAAAGTTCAAAGTCTATATCAGATAATTCCAGATGAGGATTTTCGACGGCCTCAACAATAGTAAATCCCCATGACTCAACCTTTTCAAGGTCATCTTTGATTGTCTTGGCGGCGTCTTTGGAGATGAAGACATTATAACCTTTGTCTATATGATTTCTGAGAGCTTTTGTAATCGGGCCGCCGCCCATGACAACACCGCTTATAAAAAGATCACTTTCAAAATTTTTGATTTTTTCGGAAAATAATTTTGTGGGGGCTGGATATATGAGTTTAGGGGAATTTTCCAAAAATTCCCCTTCTTTGTATATCAAAACATCCTGAGTTCCGGTCCCAATATCGATTGCGAGATAAGACATTTATGCCTTTTTATTTTCGTCTTTCTTTTCTTCATCCTTGTTTTCTGCTTTTTCGTCTTCATCCGGAGTTATATCTATGGCATCTTCAGCATCTTTTGCAGACTTCTTGAAGTTCTTTATTGCTTTCCCCATACCTTCACCTATTTGGGGGAGTTTTCCCGCTCCGAAAATGACCATTACAATCACCAGAATAATCAAAAGTTCCTGTGTTCCCAAACCGAACATAATTTCCTCCAATTTTGCTTTCTATAATGTCATTAATACATCCAACTTCTGATAAAATCAATATTAAACGTTTGTTCTGCACTATTTTCTGGAATAGTTCGTTATCCATCTGAATGCATAAAAAATTATAAAAATAAGAAGCCATGAATAGCCCAATTTTGCAAATAAAGTTGGACTGTCTTCGGAGGGAACACTGCAGGAGACAGCCGTCTTTTCATCGATCTGAGTTTTTGCTTTTACATTTCCGCCGGGAGTAATACAGCCTGAAATTCCCGACTGGGCAGCTCTTACAACGGGGATACCGTACTCTATACTTCTTATTACATCTATAGCAAGATGCTGGTATCTGCCGAATGACTTGCCGAACCAACTGTCGTTGGTAAGCAATATCAGGATATCTGCATCGTTCCGTTTGACTCTATTGACCAGATTGGTGAAAGCTCCTTCATAGCATAATAAAGGGGACATTTTGGTTTTTTTGTACATAAAAATGGAAATGGAATCTCCACTGGTAAAATCTTCGGCATCTCCGAAAAAGTAGTAGTTTATAGGCTTGAATATGGTTTTGAATGGAAAATATTCTCCGAAAGGTACAAGGTGAATTTTATCGTAAATTTTTGTATTATTATCATTTATATAATACACACTGTTGAATAATTTTATTTCTTGGTTTCCATTTCTGTTTAAACGGATACTTCCGAAAATAATAGGCTTTTGTTTGGAAAACTTCTGTAATTTGCTGTACAAATCCTTTTCATTTGCAGTGAAAGCTGGGAATACGGATTCAGGCAGAACAATTATATCACTTTCTGTATCCATGTTTTTTTTAAGCATGCCGAGGACATTGTCTGTAATCTCTTCTTTTTTTGTCGGTATCCATTTATTTTCCTGTTTGTACGAGGGCTGGATGATTCTAAATGATATTTTATCCTCAGCGGGGACGGATGTCGATTTTAAAATATATCCGCTGCCAAAACTTATTAATACAAGGGCAATAAAGGCACCCAGATATTTCACTTTTTTCGAATGTATGAATTGAAATATTAACAGATTGGAAAGAATTAACAGAAAACTTAAACCCTGCTCACCTATTAGTGATGCATTGAGCTTGAAAAACGGAATGTTGTAAGCGAAGCTGCCGAAATTCAGCCATGGAAAACCGGTGAACAACCTGCCCCGGACAATTTCCAGTATTACAAAAAGGAGACTGAGTAAAACTAACCCGTAGCCGCTGCGGAAAAAGTATAGAAAAACCGCCCAGTAAACAGCCAAATAAACGATAAAAAAAATAAGCACTGCGTAGCCTATGAAAAGGGGGGCGTTGCCGAAGTGGCTTACGGCTATGGTTATCCAGTTGAGACTTATCAGATAATAGACAAGGCAAAAGATTATAATTGAGGTAACCAGTTCTCTGTTATCGGATTTTCTTGTAATTATCATGAGGGGAACAAGTGCGAAAAAGGACAGGTAACCTGAAAATACGCCGGGGGATGCTAATACAAGCAATACAGCACTTAAAATCGGGAACAGTATATGTTTAAAATCTATATTTTTCATAGGAAGTGGTATAATCATTTTTTTTATAATAATCAACGAAACTTTTGAACAATTGGGATATTGTCACCCTGTAGTATTTGGGACAAAGCGAAGATAAACTGAATGTTAGTCACATATTTACCAGTTTGAAATACTGGTGCCAACCGAAGGTAATCACTTGGTTCAGGGTCTTATAGTTTTCGGATGGGAACTAACTACCTCAACTACTTCAACTACCTCAAATACCTTAAATACTTCTACTTCCCTCCACCTATCTTTTTCATAATCCATGCGATATTTTCGCCGAGAGCTTCCATCGTCCGCATACCTTCCTCATCATTTTCCACCTCGCCGATATTGCGGCCGAAGGCGAAATTCCAGTATACAGAACCGGGGACTATCATTTCATTGATGAGGAAAAAGTGATTAAATGTGTCAAAAACCCTGTTTGCTCCGCCTCTTCTCACTGCACTGATACCGGCTCCCACTTTGCGTTTCAGAAAGTTGCCGTTTGCCTTGTTTACATATCCAAGGCGGTCAATAATTGCTTTCATTTCAGCGGTCACGTCAGCAAAGTACGTGGGCGAGCCGAAAATTATACCGTCTGCATCAGCGGTTTTCTGTACGATTTCATTAAGGCAGTCATTTTTAAAAACGCACTGCATATTTTTCTTTTCAAAACATGTTCTGCAGGCGGTACAGCCGCGAAGTGTCTCTCCGGCCAGCTGATACATTTCCGTTTCTATATTATTATCATTCAGCACTGAAAATATTTTATTTATGAGCAGTGCGGTATTTCCGTCTTTTCTGGGGCTGGCATTTAATGCAAAAACTTTCATATTTCACCTCTTCTTTAAAGTTTTTTTATTTTTCATATATCTCACATATAAAACTGCCGGTCAACTGTTACAACCATTTGTTAAACATATTATTACAGATGCAGTGTTAATATATAGTTTAGAAAATTTTCCCAGATTTTCACCGATTTACTTGCTTTACATTTAGCCGTGAATTATAATAATATAGAAAGTATAAATTTTATTATAAATGCTGTGAAACAGTTTACAAATACTGAAATTATAAAAAGCAATCTTTATTTACAATTACGATCATCACGATCTGGTAACAGGGGGTGATAAAAAAGAATTGATTATAAAAACATTACCAACATGACATAAATTTTGATTTGAATTTAATTGCTTGATCGGCTTTTGAATAAATACACAATGGCTTATGCCGGGGCAAAATAATATGAATAAGCAGAAATTATCTGCAGTATGCCTTTTTATTTTGTTTCTTTTTATTTTATTTCAACCTTCTAGTTCTATCGCTCATGCGTCAGAAAAAAAAGTCCGCATAGGAGTTCTGGCAAAGCGCGGTGAGGCAATAGTTCATGACAGGTGGGATGCAACCGCCGAATATCTGGACAAGGAGGTAAAAAGCTATAATTTTATAATAGTTCCTCTTGGCTTTGATGAAGTCTTTGAAGCTGCGGAAAATGGCAGTGTGGATTTTTTTGTTACAAATTCAGCCTATTATGTTGCTCTGGAATATGATTTTGGAGCCAAACGGATTGCCACTCTTACCAACGAATATAAGGGTAAAAAAACAAATCTTTTTGGTGGAGTCGTTTTTACTAAGAAAGACAAAAATGATATTAACTCATTTAATGATTTAAAGGGAAAATCGTTTATGGCAGTTGACCCGTTTTCTTTCGGCGGCTGGCTGATGGCGAAAAGGGAATTTTTATCGTCAAAAATTAATCCAGAGGAAGATTTTTCAAAGCTACTTTTCGGTGAAACTCATGATGCCGTTGTTTTGGCGGTTGAGAACGGTGGCGTTGATGCCGGAACAGTTCGAACGGGGACACTGGAGCGTATGGAATCCGAAGGCGTAATAAACATACATAATTTTAAAATTATAAATAAACAAAAATATGAAAACTTCCCTTTTGTATCTTCCACCCGTCTTTATCCTGAATGGCCGATATCAAAGGCTGCTCATACGGATACAGCTTTGGCTGAGAAAGTGGCAGTAGTGCTTCTGAATATGCAGCCGGATTCCGAAGCTGCAAAAGATGCTCATCTTGCAGGCTGGACAATACCTGATAACTATCAAAGTGTGGAAGATTGTCTGAAAGCCGTTAAGGCAAGGCCTTTTGAAAACTGGGGAGAGATTACTCTAAAAGACATATTAAGGCAATATGGCGTCTGGTTCTTTGTGGTTGTGACACTACCTGTTTTTGTTTTTTTATTGTTGGCTATCCGACAGAGGGATCTTCTTAAAATAAAAAATGCAGAGATCAGTAAAAGTGAAGAAAATATGCGTACCACCCTCAATTCCATTGGAGATGCCGTTATATCAACAGATTCTCAAGGCAGAATCGAAAGGATGAATCCTGTAGCTGAGAAACTTACTGGCTGGGATATTGCGGATGCTGTCAAAAAACCTCTCTATGAAATTTTTGAGATTAGAAATGCTCAAACCGGTAAAAAAATTAAGAATCCTATGGAAAAGGTTATTAATACAGGTAGGGTTATTGGACTTGCCAATCATACCCTTCTCGTTTCAAAAGATGGGAATGAATATCAGATAGCCGATTCCGCAGCGCCCATAAAAAATAAAGATGGTGAAATTACAGGGGTTGTAATGGTCTTCCGGGATGTTACGGAAGAATATAATATGCGGGAGGCTTTAAAAGAGAGCAGTGAAAAATACAAAACGCTTTATGATAATGCTCCCCTTTCGTATCAGTCACTTGATGAAAAAGGATATATAATTGATGTAAATCCGGCCTGGCTCAGAACATTGGGTTACAGTAAGGATGAGGTGGTGGGCGTCTGGATAGGGGATTTTCTGCATCCGGATTTTAGAAAAAATTTTGTGAGAAAATTTGAAATTTTTAAAAAACGCGGCTATGCACATGATGTTCATCTGAAAATCCGCCACAAGGACGGTCATTATATTGATATGCTGCAGGAGGGGAGTATAGGATATTATGAAGACGGCAGTTTCAAGCAGACCTATTGTGTTTTGAAAGATATAACCGACCGATTAAAAGCTGAAGAAGCGTTGAAAAAATCCAACAGAGCACTGAAGACCCTGAGTGCCTGTAATGAGACGATGGTGTGGGCTAAAAGTGAAAAAGAGCTGCTGAATGATATCTGCAGAATTATTGTTGAGGAAGGTGATTACAAACTGGCATGGGTTGGAATGGTTCTGCATGATGAGGGTAAAACAGTTAAGCCTGTGGCGCATTATGGCTTTAAAGACGATTATCTTGAAAATGTTGAAATCAGCTGGGGTGACAATCCAAAAGGGCGGGGGCCTACCGGTAAATACATACGTGAAGGTGTACCTGAGATATGCAGGGATATACTCACAGACCCGGAGTATAAAGTTTGGCGGGATGAGGCTCTGAAAAGAGGTTATAAATCTTCCATTGCTCTCCCTTTAAAAGAGGCCGGTGAGGTGTTCGGAGCTTTAAATATTTATGCAAAAGATCCGAATGCCTTCGGCAGAGATGAATTGAGGCTTCTTGAAAATCTTGCCGCGGATTTGTCTTATGGAATCCGGATTTTCAAAATAAGAGATGAGAGAAAAAAAGCACGCAATGAGCTGTTTAAGATGCAGAAACTTGAAAGTGTCGGGACCTTGGCTGCAGGGATAGCTCATGACTTTAATAATTTACTGACAGCGTTATTCGGCAATATTGCACTGGCTAAAATGAAGCTGAAAGCAGGTCATCCGGCTTATGATGCCTTAAGTTCTGCAGAAAAA contains these protein-coding regions:
- the truA gene encoding tRNA pseudouridine(38-40) synthase TruA, producing MYNIKCTVEYDGTCFAGWQTQKNARTVQREIEKAISKMYKTHIKITGSGRTDSGVHALNQVFNYHAMAFIPEASITAGLNSLISDDIVIKNTEYASADFHATKSAISKTYEYIILNTAKPSAFYRNHCWHISDYIDPDELIKILELFEGTHDFSSFCKKRSMVDNPVRTINSTNVRQIGDFLKIEINADGFLHNMVRNIVGTALHVYRKKLNPEIIKNMFIAKDRSAAGPTAPAKGLYLKKVYY
- a CDS encoding energy-coupling factor transporter transmembrane component T family protein codes for the protein MLKKNYFGKYRYKNSIFHNMHPLAKFFIIISSIILTGLSISLSKISVLIAVFLIFLAASKISAREIYSIFKPFRFLLIFTFIIQLFFDNTGFNPGDLNYTAAAAVTLKFSLMILFSAVFTATTRPLDIIKILNLLIKPLKIFKINTQDITASGIIALRFIPLLFEEADKIRTAQILRNEETHKGLKRIFQIEAFIVPLFFRVIHFSEQIAITLKFRDNWDKVYKFDRIKIPEIILTVIYLIFLIGLYYV
- a CDS encoding DUF1786 domain-containing protein gives rise to the protein MSYLAIDIGTGTQDVLIYKEGEFLENSPKLIYPAPTKLFSEKIKNFESDLFISGVVMGGGPITKALRNHIDKGYNVFISKDAAKTIKDDLEKVESWGFTIVEAVENPHLELSDIDFELFEILQKKAFYGKFNKVLVAVQDHGYIKGQSDRITRIDFLKEFLDGDLSKAYFDKNTSIPQNFSRFRSIRETITNHYNTDFAITDTGIAAALGALYKNETRPAVTIDAGNGHTFAALIHEEYKISSFFEHHTGMLDKKKIRYFVNKMLRGELTNEEIFNDGGHGAHRFSGKSFPENVPLIITGPNRHRFFDKKDDVTFASPAGDTMITGSVGLLMQQNVL
- a CDS encoding twin-arginine translocase TatA/TatE family subunit, which produces MFGLGTQELLIILVIVMVIFGAGKLPQIGEGMGKAIKNFKKSAKDAEDAIDITPDEDEKAENKDEEKKDENKKA
- the lnt gene encoding apolipoprotein N-acyltransferase is translated as MKNIDFKHILFPILSAVLLVLASPGVFSGYLSFFALVPLMIITRKSDNRELVTSIIIFCLVYYLISLNWITIAVSHFGNAPLFIGYAVLIFFIVYLAVYWAVFLYFFRSGYGLVLLSLLFVILEIVRGRLFTGFPWLNFGSFAYNIPFFKLNASLIGEQGLSFLLILSNLLIFQFIHSKKVKYLGAFIALVLISFGSGYILKSTSVPAEDKISFRIIQPSYKQENKWIPTKKEEITDNVLGMLKKNMDTESDIIVLPESVFPAFTANEKDLYSKLQKFSKQKPIIFGSIRLNRNGNQEIKLFNSVYYINDNNTKIYDKIHLVPFGEYFPFKTIFKPINYYFFGDAEDFTSGDSISIFMYKKTKMSPLLCYEGAFTNLVNRVKRNDADILILLTNDSWFGKSFGRYQHLAIDVIRSIEYGIPVVRAAQSGISGCITPGGNVKAKTQIDEKTAVSCSVPSEDSPTLFAKLGYSWLLIFIIFYAFRWITNYSRK
- a CDS encoding flavodoxin family protein — protein: MKVFALNASPRKDGNTALLINKIFSVLNDNNIETEMYQLAGETLRGCTACRTCFEKKNMQCVFKNDCLNEIVQKTADADGIIFGSPTYFADVTAEMKAIIDRLGYVNKANGNFLKRKVGAGISAVRRGGANRVFDTFNHFFLINEMIVPGSVYWNFAFGRNIGEVENDEEGMRTMEALGENIAWIMKKIGGGK
- a CDS encoding PhnD/SsuA/transferrin family substrate-binding protein, which gives rise to MNKQKLSAVCLFILFLFILFQPSSSIAHASEKKVRIGVLAKRGEAIVHDRWDATAEYLDKEVKSYNFIIVPLGFDEVFEAAENGSVDFFVTNSAYYVALEYDFGAKRIATLTNEYKGKKTNLFGGVVFTKKDKNDINSFNDLKGKSFMAVDPFSFGGWLMAKREFLSSKINPEEDFSKLLFGETHDAVVLAVENGGVDAGTVRTGTLERMESEGVINIHNFKIINKQKYENFPFVSSTRLYPEWPISKAAHTDTALAEKVAVVLLNMQPDSEAAKDAHLAGWTIPDNYQSVEDCLKAVKARPFENWGEITLKDILRQYGVWFFVVVTLPVFVFLLLAIRQRDLLKIKNAEISKSEENMRTTLNSIGDAVISTDSQGRIERMNPVAEKLTGWDIADAVKKPLYEIFEIRNAQTGKKIKNPMEKVINTGRVIGLANHTLLVSKDGNEYQIADSAAPIKNKDGEITGVVMVFRDVTEEYNMREALKESSEKYKTLYDNAPLSYQSLDEKGYIIDVNPAWLRTLGYSKDEVVGVWIGDFLHPDFRKNFVRKFEIFKKRGYAHDVHLKIRHKDGHYIDMLQEGSIGYYEDGSFKQTYCVLKDITDRLKAEEALKKSNRALKTLSACNETMVWAKSEKELLNDICRIIVEEGDYKLAWVGMVLHDEGKTVKPVAHYGFKDDYLENVEISWGDNPKGRGPTGKYIREGVPEICRDILTDPEYKVWRDEALKRGYKSSIALPLKEAGEVFGALNIYAKDPNAFGRDELRLLENLAADLSYGIRIFKIRDERKKARNELFKMQKLESVGTLAAGIAHDFNNLLTALFGNIALAKMKLKAGHPAYDALSSAEKAMERATSLTNQLLTFSKGGEPIKEKADIGKIVKKTVEFDLSGSNVKAVFEQDDNLWTVLVDKGQIQQVISNLVINAKQAMPEGGHFYVTMENIDTEKSEIPAVKKGKYVKLSFKDEGAGIKEKDIGKIFDPFFTTKEIGSGLGLATAYSIIQKHGGYIDVESTPGMGTTFFVYLPAVCREEIDEKAYAGHFKKDKKLRVLLMDDDDLICDSVKIYLESFNFSVECVPDGEAALEEYKNSLEEGKRYDVVIMDLTIPKGMGGEEAACKLLEIDPEAVCVVSSGYADDPVMSDYRNYGFKGALTKPFHLEELKDFLRQL